The sequence GACGCCTGCGAATGACGCGCAGCCGCCAGGACTCGGCGGGGCCCCGTCGATGATGTCAATCGCGAGGTTGCCCATGACGGTCACCCCGGCGATGAGATGGCCGTGCATTCTCACACCTTCACGAACTTCTGGTCAGACACGACGGCCGCTCGTCGTCGTGTGCGGCGAAATAGTAGTCGGCCGACTCGTGAATCAGCGACTCTTGCAGTCAGGAGGGCACGTTGAAGGGGGTCACGATCTGGATCGGTGCCGGCCGCGCGGGCTCGGCGGGCAACGCTTTGCGTTCCTGCAGTATCAACCGCATCGCCAAGCGCGCATCGGCACGCAGGTCGTTGTGCAGGACCACCGAGATCCTGCCGTCGCGCAGCAGGGCCCGGTTGTCGACGTCGAGATCGTGTGCGATGAAGACACGGCAGTCGCGGCCCAGCCGCTCGAACGCGGCGACGGTCGCCGCGTTGCCACCACCGACGGAGTACACCGCCTGCACCGCCGGATTGCGCTGCAGCGCCTCGAGCACCAGTCGCTCGTTCGTCGCGTCTATGCCATCGCTGCCGCTCACCTCGACGATGTGCCGCCCGCTACCGCGCAGTGCGGCCCGGAAGCCGACCTCGCGCTCACCTTCGCCACGAAATGCGTTGCGGCTCAGGGTGATCAACACGTCTGACGGCGACGAACCCAGCCACTGCCCCATCAGGTAGGCGGCTGTCACGCCCGCGCCGTGGTTGTCGATGCCGACATATGAGCATCTGGCACTTGCCGGCACATCGGTCGCATACGTCACCACCGGGACGCCGCTGCCGACGAGCCGGTCGATGGCCTCGGCGACCTCGGGTTCGTCCTGCGCCTTGAGGATCACGCCGTGGCTGCCGCGCAGCCGTGCGAGCGCATCGACCATGTGGGCGGTGGAGCCGGTCTCCCACAGGTGGAACCGCGCCCGCAGCATCGCCGGGGCGAATGCGGGCAGTTCGGCTTCCACGGCGGCCCGGAAGGAGTCCGAGAACCGCTGCGGTGTCTGCATCACGACGTCGATGAGGTAGCGGCGGCCGTTCAGCCGCAGCTGGGCACGCTGTTTGTCCAGATCGGAGATCGCCTGCATGACCTCGGCGCGGGTGGTCTCCCGTACGCCGGGCCGCTCGTTGAGCACTCGGTCGACGGTGGCCTCGCTCAGGCCGGACTGCTGGGCGATTTCGCGGACCTTGTAGCGGTGCGGCACGGCTACTCCTCGTTTCGCCGTCGAAATCGACGAGATGGTGGGCTCTGCTCGAACTTTCCCGCCCAAGTGTCGGTTTGGGCGTGGTTGTATGAGGCTTTTTTGATGGGTTTCTGGTGTTGATTGCGGTGCTGGCGACTATCAGACTAGCTGCCATGGCAACACCGCTGACCACTGCATACCCGCCGTGGATCGACGATGCCGCGTGTGACCTCGACGCGTTTAGCGCTCAGGTGGCGCGCACAACCGATCTGGCCGCCTATCCGCACGCCGTCGCCATCCGCGACAACGTCCTCGTCTATCCGGCCGCCGAACCGGCCGACCGGCGTGCGTTGCAGGCGGAGTTGATCCGGGCGCTGACCGACGGTCCTGGCGTGGTCGTGTTCGAAAAGGCGTTCCCCGCTGACGTCGTCGACCGCGCCAGTGCCGCGTTCTTCGCCAT is a genomic window of Mycobacterium sp. ITM-2016-00318 containing:
- a CDS encoding LacI family DNA-binding transcriptional regulator, translating into MPHRYKVREIAQQSGLSEATVDRVLNERPGVRETTRAEVMQAISDLDKQRAQLRLNGRRYLIDVVMQTPQRFSDSFRAAVEAELPAFAPAMLRARFHLWETGSTAHMVDALARLRGSHGVILKAQDEPEVAEAIDRLVGSGVPVVTYATDVPASARCSYVGIDNHGAGVTAAYLMGQWLGSSPSDVLITLSRNAFRGEGEREVGFRAALRGSGRHIVEVSGSDGIDATNERLVLEALQRNPAVQAVYSVGGGNAATVAAFERLGRDCRVFIAHDLDVDNRALLRDGRISVVLHNDLRADARLAMRLILQERKALPAEPARPAPIQIVTPFNVPS